In Aquipuribacter nitratireducens, the following proteins share a genomic window:
- a CDS encoding TIGR00730 family Rossman fold protein yields the protein MSTEPLDPPDEKDGPGERADPWYRRGPIGFRRSQVPEETTDERLLATPSRADWVHSDPWRVLRIQSEFVEGFGALAELGPAVSVFGSARTPVDSPEYATGVEVGRRLVDAGFAVITGGGPGLMAAANRGACDAGGTSVGLGIELPHEQGMNEWVDLGVNFRYFFARKTMFLKYSQGFVVLPGGFGTLDELFEALTLVQTGKVKRFPLVLLGSAYWGGLLDWVRGTQLAAGTISARDLDLLTLTDDPQEAVDLMVRARQASPRPRD from the coding sequence ATGAGCACCGAGCCCCTCGACCCGCCAGACGAGAAGGACGGGCCGGGGGAGCGCGCCGACCCCTGGTACCGGCGCGGCCCCATCGGCTTCCGGCGCTCGCAGGTGCCGGAGGAGACGACCGACGAGCGGCTGCTCGCGACGCCGTCCCGCGCGGACTGGGTCCACTCCGACCCGTGGCGGGTCCTGCGCATCCAGAGCGAGTTCGTCGAGGGCTTCGGGGCGCTCGCCGAGCTCGGGCCCGCCGTCAGCGTCTTCGGCTCGGCGCGCACGCCCGTCGACTCACCGGAGTACGCGACGGGCGTCGAGGTGGGCCGCCGGCTGGTCGACGCCGGTTTCGCCGTCATCACCGGCGGCGGCCCCGGCCTCATGGCCGCGGCGAACCGCGGGGCGTGCGACGCGGGCGGGACGAGCGTCGGGCTCGGCATCGAGCTGCCGCACGAGCAGGGCATGAACGAGTGGGTCGACCTCGGCGTGAACTTCCGCTACTTCTTCGCCCGGAAGACGATGTTCCTCAAGTACAGCCAGGGGTTCGTCGTGCTCCCCGGCGGCTTCGGCACCCTCGACGAGCTCTTCGAGGCGCTGACGCTCGTCCAGACCGGCAAGGTCAAGAGGTTCCCGCTCGTGCTGCTCGGCAGCGCGTACTGGGGCGGCCTCCTCGACTGGGTGCGCGGCACGCAGCTCGCCGCCGGGACCATCAGCGCCCGCGACCTCGACCTGCTCACCCTCACCGACGACCCCCAGGAGGCGGTCGACCTCATGGTGCGGGCGCGGCAGGCCTCGCCGCGCCCGCGGGACTGA
- a CDS encoding SRPBCC family protein encodes MTAFRTSVEVAAPADRVWERLVDWPAHTRWAPGTTVRVTTPLATGVGARFVGRTSLAALGLDRLGFDDPMEVTRWEPPTSTSPGRCDVRKLGRVVRGTARMDVVPLPATPGSPCTRVEWSEDLVLAPVALTRLAAPAVALAGRLAFGYLLRSMAAEVESEVEAGVGSARGGARA; translated from the coding sequence GTGACCGCGTTCCGGACCTCCGTCGAGGTCGCCGCGCCCGCGGACCGCGTGTGGGAGCGCCTCGTCGACTGGCCTGCCCACACGCGGTGGGCGCCGGGCACGACGGTCCGCGTCACGACGCCGCTCGCGACGGGCGTGGGGGCCCGGTTCGTCGGGCGGACGTCGCTGGCGGCCCTCGGGCTCGACCGCCTCGGGTTCGACGACCCGATGGAGGTCACCCGGTGGGAGCCGCCCACCTCGACGAGCCCTGGCCGGTGCGACGTCCGCAAGCTCGGGCGCGTCGTGCGGGGGACCGCTCGCATGGACGTCGTCCCGCTCCCCGCCACGCCGGGGTCCCCCTGCACGCGGGTGGAGTGGTCGGAGGACCTCGTCCTCGCCCCCGTCGCCCTCACCCGGCTGGCGGCACCGGCGGTCGCGCTCGCCGGCCGGCTCGCCTTCGGGTACCTGCTGCGGTCGATGGCCGCGGAGGTCGAGTCGGAGGTCGAGGCGGGAGTCGGCTCGGCTCGCGGTGGCGCCCGCGCCTGA
- the folP gene encoding dihydropteroate synthase: MARTDAARPGAPTDAALLLGHRAFPHGRTVVMAVLNRTPDSFYPGARQLDDDVALRALDEAVAGGADVVDVGGVKAGPGVEVSEQEEVDRVVGFVAAVRARHPEVVVSVDTWRPAVAEHACAAGAGLVNDTWAGHEEDLVHVAARHGAGYVVSHTGGARPRTRPYRVTYGHSHDGVVEDVVRTLAAGAARAVAAGVDPRSVLVDPTHDFGKNTWHSLALVRRTDAVVRLGFPVLMALSRKDFIGETLDLPPEERLEGTVAATSIAAWHGATVFRTHDARATRRALDVVEAVRGDLVPPRALRGLA; the protein is encoded by the coding sequence ATGGCTCGCACCGACGCCGCCCGTCCGGGCGCGCCCACCGATGCTGCTCTGCTGCTCGGCCACCGTGCCTTCCCCCACGGCCGCACCGTCGTCATGGCCGTCCTCAACCGGACCCCGGACTCGTTCTACCCCGGGGCCCGGCAGCTGGACGACGACGTCGCGCTGCGGGCGCTCGACGAGGCCGTGGCCGGCGGGGCCGACGTCGTCGACGTCGGCGGGGTGAAGGCGGGACCCGGCGTCGAGGTCTCCGAGCAGGAGGAGGTCGACCGGGTCGTCGGCTTCGTCGCCGCCGTCCGCGCGCGCCACCCCGAGGTGGTCGTGAGCGTCGACACGTGGCGGCCCGCCGTGGCAGAGCACGCGTGCGCCGCCGGTGCGGGGCTCGTCAACGACACGTGGGCCGGCCACGAGGAGGACCTCGTCCACGTCGCGGCCCGGCACGGTGCGGGCTATGTCGTCTCGCACACCGGCGGTGCCCGGCCCCGCACGAGGCCCTACCGCGTGACGTACGGCCACAGCCACGACGGCGTCGTCGAGGACGTCGTCCGCACGCTCGCGGCGGGCGCCGCGCGGGCGGTCGCGGCGGGCGTCGACCCCCGCTCCGTCCTCGTCGACCCGACACACGACTTCGGCAAGAACACGTGGCACAGCCTGGCGCTCGTCCGGCGCACCGACGCCGTCGTGCGTCTCGGCTTCCCGGTCCTCATGGCGCTGAGCCGGAAGGACTTCATCGGCGAGACGCTCGACCTGCCACCCGAGGAGAGACTGGAGGGGACCGTGGCCGCCACCTCGATCGCCGCGTGGCACGGCGCGACCGTGTTCCGCACCCACGACGCCCGCGCGACGCGGCGGGCCCTCGACGTCGTCGAGGCCGTCCGGGGCGACCTCGTGCCCCCGCGCGCCCTCCGGGGGCTCGCGTGA
- the dapD gene encoding 2,3,4,5-tetrahydropyridine-2,6-dicarboxylate N-succinyltransferase: MSRPASGTALVTVVDGAVHGAALDGQVLDAWFPAPVLGEPGGETGDVAWSDHLTALATPDEARGVRREVRDVVVDLDAAPADAVDAYLRLHLLSHRLVRPHEVVLDGIFGTLSTVVWTSHGPCPVEGFALTKVRVQRADPGERVVVTAVDKFPRMTDYVVPTGVRIGDADRVRLGAHLAEGTVVMHEGFVNFNAGTLGQSMVEGRISAGVVVGAGSDVGGGASIMGTLSGGGTETISVGERCLVGANAGLGISLGDDCVVEAGLYLTAATKVALLPGALPGQASQTVLKASQLSGASGLLFRRNSVSGQVEGLPRHGVGVSLNPDLHAG; encoded by the coding sequence ATGAGCCGCCCTGCCTCCGGAACCGCCCTCGTCACCGTCGTCGACGGCGCCGTCCACGGCGCCGCGCTCGACGGCCAGGTCCTCGACGCCTGGTTCCCCGCCCCCGTCCTCGGCGAGCCCGGTGGGGAGACCGGCGACGTCGCGTGGAGCGACCACCTCACGGCGCTCGCCACGCCGGACGAGGCCCGCGGGGTCCGTCGCGAGGTCCGCGACGTCGTCGTCGACCTCGACGCCGCCCCGGCCGACGCCGTCGACGCCTACCTGCGCCTCCACCTGCTCTCGCACCGGCTGGTCCGCCCCCACGAGGTCGTCCTCGACGGCATCTTCGGGACCCTGTCGACCGTCGTGTGGACCTCGCACGGCCCGTGCCCGGTCGAGGGCTTCGCCCTCACGAAGGTCCGGGTGCAGCGGGCCGACCCCGGCGAGCGGGTCGTCGTCACCGCGGTCGACAAGTTCCCCCGCATGACCGACTACGTCGTCCCCACCGGCGTCCGCATCGGCGACGCGGACCGGGTCCGCCTCGGCGCCCACCTCGCGGAGGGCACCGTCGTCATGCACGAGGGCTTCGTCAACTTCAACGCGGGGACGCTCGGGCAGTCGATGGTCGAGGGCCGGATCAGCGCCGGCGTCGTCGTGGGCGCCGGCTCGGACGTCGGCGGCGGCGCCTCGATCATGGGGACCCTGTCCGGCGGCGGCACGGAGACCATCAGCGTCGGCGAGCGGTGCCTCGTCGGGGCGAACGCGGGCCTCGGCATCAGCCTCGGCGACGACTGCGTCGTCGAGGCGGGGCTCTACCTCACCGCGGCCACGAAGGTCGCCCTGCTGCCGGGCGCCCTGCCCGGTCAGGCGTCCCAGACCGTCCTCAAGGCGTCGCAGCTGAGCGGGGCGAGCGGGCTGCTGTTCCGCCGCAACTCCGTGAGCGGTCAGGTCGAGGGGCTGCCGCGGCACGGCGTCGGGGTGTCGCTCAACCCCGATCTGCACGCCGGCTGA
- a CDS encoding DUF3117 domain-containing protein has product MAAMKPRTGDGPLEVTKEGRGIVMRVPLEGGGRLVVEMTPTEASELGDALKGVVS; this is encoded by the coding sequence ATGGCCGCGATGAAGCCCCGCACGGGGGACGGTCCCCTGGAGGTCACGAAGGAGGGCCGCGGGATCGTGATGCGCGTGCCGCTGGAAGGCGGCGGGCGCCTCGTGGTCGAGATGACCCCGACCGAGGCCAGCGAGCTGGGCGACGCCCTCAAGGGCGTCGTCAGCTGA
- a CDS encoding DNA-3-methyladenine glycosylase I encodes MAPAPDGPVVGDDGLARCPWGDRPADYRRYHDEEWGRTVTGEHALFERLSLEAFQSGLSWLTILRRREGFRRAFAGFDPEVVAAFGDDDVERLLLDPGIIRNRAKVVATVRNARAVVALRADGGLEAVLEAHRPPPRGRPERLSDLPAATPESTSLARTLKRAGLTFVGPTTAYAAMQACGYVDDHLAGCHVPPR; translated from the coding sequence GTGGCGCCCGCGCCTGACGGGCCCGTCGTCGGCGACGACGGGCTCGCGCGCTGCCCGTGGGGCGACCGACCCGCGGACTACCGCCGCTACCACGACGAGGAGTGGGGCAGGACCGTCACCGGCGAGCACGCCCTCTTCGAGCGGCTCAGCCTCGAGGCGTTCCAGTCGGGCCTGTCGTGGCTCACGATCCTGCGGCGCCGCGAGGGGTTCCGGCGGGCGTTCGCAGGGTTCGACCCGGAGGTGGTGGCCGCCTTCGGTGACGACGACGTCGAGCGCCTGCTCCTCGACCCGGGCATCATCCGCAACCGCGCCAAGGTCGTCGCGACCGTCCGCAACGCCCGCGCCGTCGTCGCGCTGCGGGCGGACGGCGGGCTGGAGGCGGTGCTCGAGGCCCACCGCCCGCCGCCGAGGGGCCGGCCGGAACGGCTGTCCGACCTGCCGGCCGCCACCCCGGAGTCGACGTCGCTCGCGCGGACGCTCAAGCGGGCGGGACTCACGTTCGTGGGGCCGACCACCGCCTACGCCGCGATGCAGGCGTGCGGCTACGTCGACGACCACCTCGCCGGCTGCCACGTCCCGCCCCGTTGA
- a CDS encoding DivIVA domain-containing protein — protein sequence MDLVLVVLLVLALGAVVAVALGRVGGGLTPTREDLAPPLDAPVGEPGDLDRARFAVALRGYRMDQVDDVLDQARDLLAERDREIARLRSLLPDEDSEEPVEEPVEEPVEEPAEARAEQPAEQPR from the coding sequence GTGGACCTGGTGCTCGTCGTCCTGCTCGTGCTGGCCCTGGGGGCGGTCGTCGCCGTCGCCCTCGGTCGCGTCGGCGGGGGCCTGACGCCCACCCGCGAGGACCTGGCCCCGCCCCTCGACGCGCCGGTCGGCGAGCCGGGCGACCTCGACCGGGCCCGCTTCGCCGTCGCGCTTCGCGGGTACCGGATGGACCAGGTCGACGACGTCCTCGACCAGGCCCGGGACCTGCTCGCCGAGCGGGACCGCGAGATCGCGCGGCTCCGGTCGCTGCTGCCGGACGAGGACTCCGAGGAGCCGGTCGAGGAGCCGGTCGAGGAGCCGGTCGAGGAACCGGCTGAGGCACGGGCCGAGCAGCCCGCGGAGCAGCCGCGGTGA
- a CDS encoding glucosyl-3-phosphoglycerate synthase → MSGAGAGRAQVDDWYARRTWHDVTWSATDLVRAKGDRRVAVVLPALDEETTVAGVIRAFLPLTLRQGPGLGPLVDDVVVVDSGSTDRTVEVARAAGARVVTREEALPEVPVRPGKGEVLWRALRATDADVVVYADSDLVDVHASLVVGLLGPILREEGVHLVKAFYARPLRLEQTTQRAGGGRVTELLARPALATFAPELGGIVQPLGGEYAGTRELLEQVPFAGGYGVEVGLLLDTLALVGLDAIAQVDVGVRKHRHRDLLSLGVAAQEIMLTIARRTAGLELARAVARGGPGADGGVDLVQFDQGPDGRWVQETTHVMVHDRPPMADVTAALRAGAWPAGVEQRSA, encoded by the coding sequence GTGAGCGGGGCGGGCGCGGGCCGCGCCCAGGTGGACGACTGGTACGCCCGGCGCACGTGGCACGACGTCACGTGGTCGGCCACCGACCTCGTGCGGGCCAAGGGGGACCGGCGCGTCGCCGTGGTCCTGCCGGCGCTGGACGAGGAGACGACCGTCGCGGGCGTCATCCGCGCGTTCCTCCCCCTCACCCTGCGGCAGGGCCCCGGGCTCGGGCCGCTCGTCGACGACGTGGTCGTCGTGGACTCCGGGTCCACCGACCGGACGGTCGAGGTCGCCCGCGCCGCGGGCGCCCGCGTCGTGACGCGGGAGGAGGCCCTGCCGGAGGTCCCGGTCCGTCCGGGCAAGGGCGAGGTCCTGTGGCGGGCGCTGCGGGCGACCGACGCCGACGTCGTCGTGTACGCCGACTCCGACCTCGTCGACGTCCACGCGAGCCTCGTCGTCGGGCTCCTGGGACCGATCCTCCGCGAGGAGGGGGTCCACCTCGTCAAGGCCTTCTACGCGCGGCCGCTGCGCCTGGAGCAGACGACGCAGCGGGCCGGGGGCGGCCGGGTCACCGAGCTGCTCGCCCGGCCCGCGCTCGCGACGTTCGCCCCCGAGCTCGGCGGCATCGTCCAGCCGCTCGGCGGGGAGTACGCCGGCACCCGCGAGCTCCTCGAGCAGGTGCCCTTCGCCGGCGGCTACGGCGTGGAGGTGGGGCTGCTCCTCGACACGCTCGCGCTCGTCGGGCTCGACGCCATCGCCCAGGTCGACGTCGGCGTGCGCAAGCACCGCCACCGGGACCTGCTGAGCCTCGGGGTCGCCGCGCAGGAGATCATGCTGACCATCGCCCGGCGGACCGCGGGCCTCGAGCTCGCCCGCGCGGTGGCCCGGGGCGGGCCGGGTGCGGACGGCGGGGTCGACCTCGTCCAGTTCGACCAGGGCCCGGACGGGCGCTGGGTGCAGGAGACGACCCACGTCATGGTGCACGACCGGCCCCCGATGGCCGACGTGACGGCCGCGCTGCGGGCCGGGGCGTGGCCGGCGGGCGTGGAGCAGCGAAGCGCCTGA
- a CDS encoding enoyl-CoA hydratase/isomerase family protein — translation MRDGAVATVVLDRAEGMNALTTAAKEQLLAALTGVAADDAVRCVVLTGTGRAFCVGQDLREHAEVLAAGDVDALWRTVPEHYNPLALTLATMPKPVVAAVNGVAAGAGASLAMACDLRLVARGAGFNLAFTAIGLSADTGSTFWLQRLVGAGRALDLLLRPRTVRAQEALEIGLATEVVADEELPERAAAVAAGLAEGPTLAYAAVRRAVLFSATHDLPASLEHEAGLMASTGSTRDHADAVRSFLAKEKPVFHAR, via the coding sequence ATGCGGGACGGGGCGGTCGCGACCGTCGTCCTCGACCGGGCCGAGGGGATGAACGCGCTCACGACCGCCGCCAAGGAGCAGCTCCTCGCCGCGCTCACCGGTGTCGCGGCCGACGACGCGGTGCGCTGCGTCGTCCTCACCGGGACCGGGCGCGCCTTCTGCGTCGGGCAGGACCTGCGCGAGCACGCCGAGGTCCTCGCCGCGGGCGACGTCGACGCCCTGTGGCGCACGGTCCCCGAGCACTACAACCCCCTCGCGCTCACGCTCGCGACGATGCCGAAGCCGGTCGTCGCCGCGGTCAACGGGGTGGCCGCCGGCGCGGGCGCGTCGCTCGCGATGGCGTGCGACCTGCGCCTCGTCGCCCGGGGCGCGGGCTTCAACCTCGCCTTCACGGCCATCGGGCTGTCCGCGGACACCGGCTCGACCTTCTGGCTGCAGCGCCTGGTCGGGGCCGGCCGGGCACTGGACCTGCTGCTGCGGCCGCGCACCGTGCGGGCGCAGGAGGCCCTCGAGATCGGGCTGGCGACGGAGGTCGTCGCCGACGAGGAGCTGCCGGAGCGGGCCGCGGCCGTCGCCGCCGGGCTCGCCGAGGGACCCACGCTCGCGTACGCCGCCGTCCGCCGGGCCGTCCTCTTCTCCGCCACCCACGACCTGCCGGCCTCGCTGGAGCACGAGGCGGGTCTCATGGCGAGCACCGGGTCGACCCGGGACCACGCCGACGCCGTCCGGAGCTTCCTCGCGAAGGAGAAGCCGGTCTTCCACGCCCGCTGA
- the dapE gene encoding succinyl-diaminopimelate desuccinylase, producing the protein MQLPVHDPVALTRALVDLPSVSGQERALADAVEALLRDQHHLEVRRDGDAVVARTSLGRAERVVVAGHLDTVPVAGNLPSWTAAPGEGDDPAAGEVLWGRGTTDMKGGVAMALVAACTVAEPVRDVTYVFYDCEEVDSARNGLGRLARTMPDWLTADLAVLGEPTEGLVEGGCQGTLRVDVTLRGRAAHSARAWRGVNAVHAAHEVLARLAAYAPREPVVDGLRYHEGLQAVGIHGGIAGNVVPDACTVEVNHRFAPDRSPAEAYAHVQEVLAGLDVHLELTDEAAGARPGLDRPAARAFVEAVAPVTGQPPRAKLGWTDVARFAALGVPAVNFGPGDPQLAHADDERVPLAQLVSCADALVRWLRG; encoded by the coding sequence GTGCAGCTCCCGGTCCACGACCCCGTCGCCCTCACCCGCGCCCTCGTCGACCTGCCGAGCGTCTCGGGGCAGGAGCGCGCCCTCGCCGACGCCGTCGAGGCGCTGCTGCGGGACCAGCACCACCTCGAGGTCCGTCGCGACGGGGACGCCGTGGTCGCCCGGACCTCCCTGGGGCGGGCCGAGCGGGTCGTCGTCGCGGGTCACCTCGACACGGTGCCGGTCGCCGGCAACCTCCCGTCGTGGACGGCGGCGCCGGGGGAGGGCGACGACCCCGCCGCGGGTGAGGTGCTGTGGGGGCGCGGCACCACGGACATGAAGGGCGGCGTGGCGATGGCACTCGTCGCCGCGTGCACCGTGGCGGAGCCGGTCCGCGACGTCACGTACGTCTTCTACGACTGCGAGGAGGTCGACTCCGCCCGCAACGGCCTCGGCCGGCTCGCGCGGACCATGCCGGACTGGCTCACCGCCGACCTCGCCGTGCTCGGGGAGCCCACCGAGGGCCTCGTCGAGGGGGGCTGCCAGGGGACGCTGCGGGTCGACGTCACGCTGCGCGGACGCGCCGCGCACTCCGCGCGGGCGTGGCGCGGCGTCAACGCCGTCCACGCGGCCCACGAGGTGCTCGCCCGGCTCGCCGCGTACGCACCGCGCGAGCCCGTCGTCGACGGGCTGCGCTACCACGAGGGGCTGCAGGCCGTCGGCATCCACGGCGGCATCGCCGGCAACGTCGTGCCGGACGCGTGCACGGTCGAGGTCAACCACCGCTTCGCCCCCGACCGCAGCCCCGCCGAGGCGTACGCGCACGTGCAGGAGGTGCTCGCCGGGCTCGACGTCCACCTCGAGCTGACCGACGAGGCCGCCGGCGCCCGACCGGGCCTCGACCGGCCGGCCGCGCGGGCCTTCGTCGAGGCCGTGGCGCCGGTGACCGGGCAGCCGCCGCGGGCCAAGCTCGGCTGGACCGACGTCGCCCGCTTCGCGGCGCTCGGCGTGCCGGCGGTCAACTTCGGGCCCGGGGACCCGCAGCTCGCCCACGCCGACGACGAGCGCGTGCCCCTCGCCCAGCTCGTCTCGTGCGCGGACGCCCTCGTGCGCTGGCTGCGTGGCTGA